AAACGCGTCACGCCCTCCGTCAGCAGGACGTACACACCGAAGCCCAGGAACAGCGCGGATACGAACGCTGGCAAGGTCGAATACATGATGCCTTATAGGTGTTTCGCCGCTGATTGTCCCTCGGCAGGCTGAAGCTGACGGATGAGCGGCAGGAAATCCGGCAGCGGGCAAACAGCCTGTCGCGCCGGGAAAATCAAGCGACTCACGTTCGTCATCAGCACAGCGGCGTTGTTGTTCTTCGGTCGCACTGGCATCGTGTTCGTGCCAGGCTGTCGGGCGTGTTTCGGCTCTTGCTGCCCGTAGCGAATACCCCCGCGGTGCCAAGATTCTAGCGCAACAAATCCACCTGCTCCGCGCTCGAAACGCACTGCACGCGTCCCGATGCGTCCGCAAAGCCGGCAATGAATTTGCCCGCGAAGCTGTAGACGTCGGCCTTACTTGCTCAGCTTGCGGTAGAGATCGTTGGCGCGCGACAGATGCGCGTGCATCGCTTCCGCGGCGGCGTCGCCATCGCGCTTCGCAATGGCATCGACGATGCGCTGATGCTCCGCGAGCGTCAGCTCTTCCGCGCCGGGCGCGCGAACCAGCGGACGATAGTACTCGCCTGCCCAACGGAACAGCGACTCGACGATCGAAGGAAAGATGGGATTGCCGCTGATCTTGGCGATCTCGCGATGAAACGCCATGTCGCGCTCGATGAACTCTTCGAGGTTGACCATCGACGCGCGATGCTGCGCGACGCTCAGTTGCAGCCGCGCGACGTCTTCTTCGGTAGCGCGTTCGGCGGCCATGCGCGCCGTGCCCGTTTCGAGAAAGAGGCGCGCGTGCTTCAGATGTTCGAGCATCTCGGGATCGGTGCGCAGCAGATGCATCGCGCCGCTTGCGATCTGGCCGATCAGCCGGTCGGCCGTCGGCACGACGACGCGCGCGCGCTCGCCGTGTACGATCTCGACGATGCCCGAGCGTTCGAGCGTCTGTAGCGCTTCGCGCACGGCAGGCCGCCCGACGCCGTAGATTTCCATCAGTTCGCGTTCAGATGGCAGCTGCGCGCCGGGCGCGATTTCGCCCGAGCGGATACGCTCCATCAAACGGTCCACGACTTCCTGGTACAGCTTCCGACGCGGGATGATCTCGCCCATTACATGTATGCGACAAGCTTTCTGGTGTAATGACAATACCATACACCGGTTGATGCTTGCGTGGAACCGTCGGGTGCTTCTGAGGCTTTGCAGCCGAACGCGTCAGCTTGCGGACATGCTCTCCAACGCGCGCGCC
This Paraburkholderia sabiae DNA region includes the following protein-coding sequences:
- a CDS encoding transcriptional regulator NanR, with protein sequence MGEIIPRRKLYQEVVDRLMERIRSGEIAPGAQLPSERELMEIYGVGRPAVREALQTLERSGIVEIVHGERARVVVPTADRLIGQIASGAMHLLRTDPEMLEHLKHARLFLETGTARMAAERATEEDVARLQLSVAQHRASMVNLEEFIERDMAFHREIAKISGNPIFPSIVESLFRWAGEYYRPLVRAPGAEELTLAEHQRIVDAIAKRDGDAAAEAMHAHLSRANDLYRKLSK